In a genomic window of Pararge aegeria chromosome 7, ilParAegt1.1, whole genome shotgun sequence:
- the LOC120625285 gene encoding uncharacterized protein LOC120625285 has product MGDAGGMDAVYPAAASALERGRRRRGAGPRTRHRTLPVTFAEIKEVDEDTPSEDVCATSAVSVTSVAEERRRRPDLLDERFTAQFAESRRRRARRTLLREPDEAPSAPRAASEPRPDAGPS; this is encoded by the exons ATGGG CGATGCGGGCGGCATGGACGCGGTGTACCCGGCGGCCGCGTCAGCGCTGGAACGCGGGCGCCGGCGGCGGGGCGCCGGCCCTCGCACACGGCACCGCACGCTGCCCGTCACCTTTGCTGAGATCAAG GAGGTGGACGAAGACACGCCGAGCGAGGACGTCTGTGCAACCAGCGCTGTGAGCGTCACCAGCGTGGCGGAGGAGCGCCGCCGCCGCCCCGACCTGCTGGACGAGCGCTTCACCGCGCAGTTTGCGGAGAGCCGCCGACGCCGCGCTAGGCGTACGCTTCTGCGCGAGCCCGACGAGGCACCAAGTGCGCCGCGCGCGGCCAGCGAGCCGCGGCCCGATGCGGGGCCCTCCTGA